A portion of the Candidatus Krumholzibacteriota bacterium genome contains these proteins:
- a CDS encoding SDR family oxidoreductase — protein MDLSGMTVLVTGGSGGIGEEISGMLVDCGARVALHYNSSRKRAEELIEKFDNGSMAFQADLSIRGNAEGLFGDVVKKMGKVEVLVNNAGVIENAPVSLDTGEWIDIWERTMATNLTSAGALCHCAINHFMKGSGGRIINIASRAAFRGEKEDFLAYAASKGGMVSLSRSIARSFGMHNIKSFVIAPGYVWTPMTERIADKQEIIDNELALGEMTEPKDIAPLVAFISAGLLDHGTGSTIDINAGSYIR, from the coding sequence ATGGACCTCAGCGGGATGACGGTACTCGTAACAGGAGGCAGCGGTGGGATAGGAGAAGAAATATCCGGAATGCTTGTGGATTGCGGCGCCAGGGTAGCACTGCATTATAACAGCAGCAGGAAACGGGCGGAAGAATTGATAGAAAAATTCGACAACGGGTCGATGGCGTTCCAGGCGGACCTTTCGATAAGAGGTAATGCCGAAGGGTTGTTCGGGGATGTCGTAAAAAAGATGGGAAAAGTCGAGGTCCTGGTCAATAATGCCGGTGTCATAGAGAACGCGCCGGTCTCTCTTGATACTGGAGAGTGGATCGACATATGGGAACGTACCATGGCCACGAATCTTACTTCAGCGGGAGCCTTATGTCACTGTGCTATTAACCATTTTATGAAAGGTTCAGGAGGGCGGATAATCAATATCGCTTCGAGAGCGGCTTTCCGCGGCGAAAAAGAGGATTTTCTCGCCTATGCGGCTTCAAAAGGCGGGATGGTGTCGCTGAGCAGGTCTATAGCGAGGTCTTTTGGAATGCACAATATCAAATCTTTCGTCATCGCCCCGGGGTATGTCTGGACGCCGATGACCGAAAGAATCGCCGATAAACAGGAGATAATCGATAACGAACTCGCTCTGGGCGAAATGACCGAGCCCAAAGATATCGCCCCTCTGGTAGCATTTATCTCGGCAGGCTTACTCGATCATGGTACAGGTTCGACTATCGATATAAATGCGGGCAGCTATATCAGGTGA